The DNA region TGTCGAACCGCACCGGGTACTTCTCGACCTTCGGGTCGGGGGACTCCCCCGCCACGATGGTGATGCACACGGCGGGGCAGGCAGTGGCGCACATGTAGCACGCCACGCAGCGCGGCGCGCCGTTTTGCCGCTTCATCAGCCGGTGGCACCCGCGGAACCGCGGCGGCATCACCCGCCGCACCTCGGGGTATTCGATCGTGGGGATGTCCTTGTTGTGGGCGACGTTGTGCAGGAAGTGCCCCATCGTCACCGCAAGGCCCTTCAGGATCTCGAGCAGGTAGAGGCTCTCCCCGAAGGACATCTCCGGCGGCCGGGCCACCTTTTTCACCCCGATCGTCATCGATCTACATCCCGCCTCGATCGATCAGGAGCAGGACCAGCCCCGTCACGAAGATATTGAGAAGCGCCAGGGGAAGCATCACCTTCCATCCCAGCCGCATGACCTGGTCGTACCGGAACCGGGGGATCGTCCACCGGACCCACACGAAGAGCCAGCAGAAAAAGAACGTTTTCGCAACGAACGACCCGATCCGAAGGAGGAGCACCGCCCAGGCGGGAACCGCGACGGAAACGCCGCCGGGGAATGCAAACCCCGTATTCCCGAGGTACGGGAACTGCCAGCCGCCGAAGAAAAGGGTCGCCAGGACCGCCGAGCCCACCACCAGGTGGATGTACTCGGCCATCATGAACATGGAGAACTTGAAGGAGGCGTACTCGGTGTGGTATCCGGCCACCAGCTCCGACTCCCCCTCGGGAAGGTCGAATGGGGTCCGGTTCGCCTCCGCGTAGAGCGCGGTGAGGAACAGGATGAATCCCAGCGGCTGGACGAAGACCCCCCACTTCGGCAGGACCCCGAAGAGCAACTCGCCCTGTCCCCGCGCGATCTCGGAGAGCTGGACGGAGCCGAATACCATGAGGATCCCGACGATGGAGAGCCCCATCGATACCTCGTACGAGATCATCTGCGCGGAGGAACGCAGGCCGCCCAGGAGCGGGTACTTGCTGTTGGAGGACCAGCCCGCGAGCACCACGCCGTAGACCGTCATCCCGGAGATGGCAAACAGGTAAAGGATGCCGACGTTCAGGTCCGCGATCTGGAGCGCGATCTGCTTTCCGCCGAACGTGACCGGGGGCCCGAACGGGACGACGGCCATCGTCATGACCGCCGGTGCGAGCGCGAACATCGGCGCCATCTGGTAGAAGAGCCGGTGGGCGTTGTCCGGGATGAAGTCCTCCTTGAAGAGGAACTTGAGCGCGTCGGCCAGGGGGTGAAAGATTCCGCCCAGGGTGAGCCCCAGGATGCGCGCCCGGTTGGGGCCCCGCCGGTCCTGGATGTAGGCCGCCCCTTTCCGTTCCACCCACGTCATGATGACGACGAGCCCGAAAACGAAGGCAAAGAACACCGCGATCCGCGCCACGGACACCGTGATGTCGAAGAGGGGGGTCATTTCGGCCCTCCGGCCACCTGACCCGGGTCCCCCAGGGATTCGTAGCTCATCCCGGAAAACGGCGCCTCCGAGGCGGACAGCGCCTGGAACACGGAGGCCTCCCCGGCCAAGGTCCAGCCCGCGCCCAGCAGGTTCGCCATCCCCGCGACGATCCCGATGTCGTTTCTCGCCTTGCCGCGCGGCGGGAACCCCGGCCGGAACCGCTGCACCCGCCCCGCGAAGTTGGTGAAGGTCCCGCCCCGCTCGGCGAAGGAGGCCGACGGCAGGACGGCGTGCGCCGCCCGGGAGAGCGCCCCGTTGTTCGTCCCCACGTGGGCGATGAAAGGGACGTTGGACAGGAGCGGGCCGATCTCGCCCTCCGCGAAATCGGCGAGGACGTTTCCGAACACCAGGAGCGCGCGGATCTTCCTCTCGGAGATCGCCCGGACCGTGCGGTCGAACCCCTCCTCGGTGAAGCCGAACAGCATCGCCCCCTTCGAGTTCGGGTTTTTATCCGCCTTGATGAGGAAATCGTCCGATGCGGGACGCCCGGGCGTGCGGGAGCTGAATCCGTAGTTCGGCGTCCGCAGGACTTCCTTCGCCAGCTTCCGGACCAGGAACAGCTCCTCGTTGGAGGACTGCGGCGAAGCGATGACGGCCACCGATTCGGGACCGCCCGCCTCGACCGCCTCCCGGAATTTGAGAGAAGTCGCGAAGAGGGCGGCATCCCAGTCGGCGGCGACCGACTGCCCCCCCTCGCGGATCACGGGCGTCAGGAGCCTGTCCTCGTTGGCCTTCTTGTACTCGAGCCGCCCGAAGTCGCACAGCCACGTCTGGTTGACGGCGTCATTCCGGCGGGGCCGGAACCGGTAGAGGATGTCCCCCTTGAAGTCCGCGTGGATGTTGCACCCGTTGGAGCAGCCGGGGCAGATCGAGTCCGCGCTTTTCAGGAACCAGACCCGGCACTTGAACCGGAAGTCCTTGTTCGTCAGCGCCCCCACCGGGCAGATGTCGGCCAGGTTGCCGGTGTAATCGTTGCGGAGCGGCCTGCCGGGAAAGATCGAGATCTCGGAGTGGTCCCCCCGGCTGAAGAACTCCATCTCGCAGGTCCCGGTGACTTCCCGGAGAAACCGGACGCAGCGGGAGCAGAGGATGCACCGCTCGGCGTCCAGGACGATCTGCCCCCCGATGTCCTGCACCTTCTTCTTGTGGACCTTGTCCTCGAGGGCGTACCGGCTCTTGTGCAGCCCGAACTTCATGTAGTAGTTCTGCAGGCCGCACTCGCCCGCCTGGTCGCAGATCGGGCAGTCGATCGGGTGATGGAGGAGCATCAGCTCGAGGACCCCGGTGACGGCCTTCTTCACCTTCTCCGTGTCGGTCCGGACCACCATCCCCTCGGTCACCACGGTATTGCAGGAGATCTGGAGCTTCGGGAACTTCTCCACCTCCACCAGGCACATCCGGCAGTTCCCCGCGATCGAGAGCTTGGGGTGGTAGCAATAGTGGGGGATCTCGATCCCGATCTGCCCCGCGGCTTCGAGGATCGTCGTCCCCTCGGGGACCGTCGTGGAGACTCCGTTGATGAGGAAGGTCGGCATGGGTCCCTAGAATCTGTTCCCGAACGGGCATTTTTGGTCCCGGATGTGCCGGTCGAACTCTTCCCGGAACTTCCAGATGAACGACTGGGCGGGCATCACCGCCGCGTCGGCCAGCGGACAGATGGTCCTCCCCATCATGTTGTCGCACACGTCGAGGACGAGCTCGAGGTCCCCCTCCCGCCCCTGCCCGTTCTCGATGCGGCCCACGACCTTCGCCAGCCACCCGGTCCCTTCCCGGCACGGGGTGCACTGGCCGCACGATTCGTGCGCGTAGAATTTCATCAGCACCGAGAGGGCCCGGACCATGCAGGTGCCTTCCGCGATGACGATGACGCCGCCGGACCCCGGCATCGTTCCGATCTTCCCCATCGACTCGATGTCGAACGTCACGTCGATCTCGTCCGGGCGCAGGACCGGCGTGGACGATCCGCCCGGGATCACGGCCTTGAGCGCTTTTCCGTCCTTCAACCCTCCGGCGTGCGTATAAATGACCTCCCGCAGGAGCACCCCCGCCGACAGTTCGTAGACGCCGGGCCGGTTCACGGGGCCGCTGACGCCGATCAGGCGCGTGCCGCCGTTCTTCTCCACCCCGAGGGAGGCGAACTTCTCCCCCCCGTTGGCGACGATCCACGGCACGTCCGCGATCGTTTCCACGTTGTTCACGATCGTGGGGAGGCCGAACGCCCCGACGGAGGCCGGGAAGGGCGGCTTGATCCGGGGCCATCCCCGCTTCCCCTCAAGCGAGTTGAGAAGGGAGGTCTCCTCGCCGCAGATGTAGGCACCCGCGCCGCGGTGGACGGTAACGTCCAGGTCGAACCCGGAGCCCAGGAGATTCTTCCCCAGGAATCCCTTTGCGTACGCCTCGGCGATTGCGTCCTCCAGGATCTTCGCCTCGCGGACGAACTCCCCCCGGATGTAGATGTAGCTGACGTGGATCGTCATGGCATAGGAGGCGATCGCGATCCCCTCCAGGAGGAGGTGCGGCGCCTTGGCCATGATCTGCCGGTCCTTGAACGTCCCCGGCTCCCCCTCGTCCGCGTTGACCACCAGGACCCGCGGGCGGGAGAGGTCCTTCGGGAGGAATCCCCACTTCACCCCAGCCGGGAAGCCGGCGCCGCCCCGGCCGCGCAGGTTCGCCTTCTTGACCTCCTCGACAATCTGCTCCTTAGGGGTGGAGAGCGCCTTCCGCAGCGCCTCGTACCCGCCGAGCTCCAGGTACCTGTCGACGCGGCGGTATTGCTCGTCGGCGAAATGGGTGGTGAGGACCGTTTCCATCGTCGTCTTCGCTTTTCCCCGTTACGGAAGCCGGTCGAGGAGGGCGTCGATCTTCTCCTCGGTCAGGTCCTCGTGGTAGTCGTCGTTGAGCTGCAGGACCGGCGCGGTCCCGCAGCTGCCCAGGCACTCCACCTCGGACAGCGTGAATTTCCCGTCCGGCGTCGTCTTCCCCGGCCGGATCCCGAGCTTCTTCGACACGTGCTCGATCAGGTGCTCGGCGCCCAGAAGCGAGCAGGAGAGGTTGCGGCAGATCTGCACGTGGTACTTCCCCACCGGCTTCCGGTTGTACATGGTGTAGAAGGTCGCCACCCCCTCGATGCGCGCCGGGGTGAACCCCAACAGGTCGGCGACAACCACGATCGCCTCGTCGGAGAGGTAGCCGAACTCGCGCTGGGCCAGATACAGGGCCGGAAGAATCGCCGCCTCCTTGTCCGGGTAGCGCGAAAGTACCGCCTCGAGCTCCCGCCGGGCCGTATCGGAAAACGCCGCGCTCACCGGTCGAGCTCCCCCGCGATGATGTTGACACTTCCCAATACCGCGATGAGGTCCGCGATCATCTGCCCCTCGCAAAGGAGTGGCATCCCCTGGAACATGTTGAAGCACGGGGGACGGACCTTGATCTTGTACGGACCCCCGCCGCCCTTGCTGACGATGTAGTATCCCAGCTCCCCATTGGCCGCCTCGGTGGCCGAGTAGACTTCGCCGGCGGGGACCCGGATCCCTTCCATGATGTTCTTGAAGTGCTGCATCAGCGACTCGATGTTCGTGTAGACCAGCTCCTTGTCCGGGAGGAGGTAGCGGGTGTCGTCGATGTTCACCGAGCCCCCTGGGAGCTGATCCAGCGCCTGCTCGATGATGCGCACCGACTGGCGCATCTCCTCCATCCGGACCATGTACCGGTCGCACGTGTCGCCCTTCAGGCCGATGGGGACGTCGAAGTCGAACCGGTCGTAGACGAGGTAGGTCTCGTCCTTGCGCAGGTCCAGGGGGACTCCCGCCGCCCGGAGGCACGGGCCCGTGAAGCCCATCGCGATCGCGTCCTTCGCGGTAATGGGGCCCACCCCCATCGTCCGCTCGATGAAGATCCTGTTCTTCGTCAGCAGCGCGTTCACGTCGGCGATCGCCGGCAGGATCACGTTCCGGCAGATGTCCCGGCATTTCGCGGCCCAGCCTTCGGGCAGGTCCCACTGCATGCCGCCGATCCGGGTGTACCCTGTCGTAAGGCGCGTGCCCGTCAGCGGCTCGATCAGGTGCATGTAGACCTCTTCGCGCGGCTTCCAGAAGTACCAGAAGTTCGTGAGGGCCCCCAGGTCGACCATGTTCGTGCCGATGCACACCATGTGGTCGATGATCCGGGAGAGCTCGCAGACGAGCACGCGGATGTACTTGCACCGCTCGGTGACCTCGATCCCGCACAGCTTCTCCACGGCCATCGCGTATCCCACGTTGTTCATCAGCGGGGAGACGTAGTTCAGCCGGTCGGTGTACGTGACCACCTGGGTCCAGGTATGGTCCTCCGATTCCTTCTCGAAGCACCGGTGCAGGTAGCCGAACTCGGGGGTGAGCGAGAGGATCGTTTCCCCGTCCAGCTCGGCGACGAGCCGGAGCGTAGCGTGCGTGGCGGGGTGGGAGGGGCCGATGTTCAGGATCACCGGCTCGGCCTGAAGGTCGAGCTTTCCGCGCCCCCTCTGTGCTCCGACGATTTCCGCCATGTTACTCTTCCGGCCCCACGGTGGGCTGCCGCCTGGCCTTTGGGTAGTCCTTCCGCAGCGGGTGTCCGACGAACGCCTCGTACATGAGAATCCTTTTGAGGTTCGGGTGGTTGCGAAAGACTATGCCGTACATGTCGTACGCCTCGCGCTCGTACCAGTTGATCCCCGGCCACACCGAAACCACGGAGTCGATCGTCGGGTCCTCCTCGGGGAGGCGCGCCTTGATCCGCACCCGGTGCTTCTTCTCCAGGGAATAGAGGTGGTAGACCACCTCGAACCGGGGGATCTCGCCGAGGTAATCCACCCCGGTCAGGTCCATCGCGAAGTCGAAGAGCAGGTCGGAGTCGTCGCGCAGGAACGTGCAGATCTCTACGATCTTCTCCCGGCGGACCAGGGCCGTGTCGTCGCCGAAGTCGGAGTGCGTCGAGACGATCGCATCGCCGAACCTCTCGGTCAGCTTTCGCAGCACCGGGCTTTTCGTCTCTTCGGCCATTTCCCTTCCGCTATGCTTTCAGATCTTGATCGGCCAGCGCTCCGCTGCCCGCGGGGCGCCCGTCGTAAGCAGTTTCTGGATGGCCACCACGGCGTCGATGATCCCTTCCGGGTTCGGCGGGCAGCCGGGGATGTACACATCCACCGGGATGATCTTGTCGATCCCCTGCAGGACGCTGTAGTTGTTGTAGAAGCCGCCGGAGGAGGCGCAGGCCCCCATCGCAACGACCCACTTGGGCTCGAGCATCTGCTCGTAGATGCGGACCAGGACTGGCGCCATCTTGTAGTTGATCGTCCCGGCGACGAGGAGCATGTCCGCCTGCCGGGGGGAGAACCGGACGACCTCGGCCCCGAACCGGGACAGGTCGTAGTGCGTGCCGAACGCCCCCATCACCTCGATCCCGCAGCAGGCGGTCGCAAACGTGAAGGGGTAGATCGAGTACTTGCGCCCCCACGCGATGATCGCCTCGAGCGTCGTCAGGGCGTACCCGCCTCCCGGGAGGGGGTTTTCCGGGCGATTCCCTACTGCCATTCCAGCGCTCCCTTTTTCCACGCATAGATGAGGCCCGCGAGCAGGATCAGGATGAAGATCCCCATTTCGATGAAGCCGAACCATCCCAGCTGCCGGAAGAGGATCGCCCACGGATAAATGAACGCCGACTCCAGGTCGAAAAGGATGAACAGAATGGCAATCAGGTAGAACTTCACGGAGATGCGCACCGAGGCGGTTGTGAAGGGATCGACGCCGCACTCGTAGACGCTGTACTTGACCCGATCGTATCGCTTGGGGCCCAGCGCCTGGGAGAGGAAGACGAACGCCACCGACATCCCCACCCCGATCACCAGCATCAGGAGGACCGAGAAATACGGATCCGAGAACTCGATGGAGGAAACGAAGTTCGCCACGGCGCCCCTTTCCAGCGAACTAGAAAACGAGAAGTTTAACGGAATTCGCGGCTACCCGGATCACGGGCTCCCAGTATACTCCAAGAACGAGCGTCGGAATCACGAGAAGGCAGAGGAGCGCCCGGGGGAATGCGGGTACGGAAAGCTCCGCGCTCTCCTTCGGGTCCTCCAGGAACATGACCTTGACGATGCGGGCGTAATAGTACAGCGAGACGACGCTGTTGATCGCCGCCACCAGGGCCAGCCAGTAGACCCCCCGGTCGATGACCTCGGCGAAGAGATAAACCTTCCCGATGAACCCCGAGAAGGGCGGGATGCCCGTCAGGGCGAACAGGAAGATGGCGAGGGAAACGGCGGCGAACGGCGCCCGGCTGCCCAGTCCGGAGTAATCGGCGATGTCCTCGCTCCGGGTCCCGTTGGCCACCAGGATCACCACGTAGAACGCGCCCAGGTTCATGAACAGGTACACCACGAGGTAGAACAGGATCGCCTTGAGGCCGGCCGGCGTGAGGAGGACGAACCCCATCAGCATGTACCCGGCGTGGGCGATGGAGGAGTAGGCCAGAAGCCTCTTCACGTTCTTCTGGTTGATGGCAACCAGGTTCCCCACCGTCATCGTCACCGCGGAGAGAACCGCGAACAGCAGGGTCCAGTCCACGGCGGAGGAGATCCTCCACGCCCCCTCCGCCCCGTCGGGGGAGGCGAACACGGTGTAGAAGAACCGCACGAGCACCGCGAACCCCGCAGCCTTGGGGCCCACCGACAGGAAGGCGGTGACCGGGGTCGGTGCCCCCTCGTACACGTCGGGGCTCCACATGTGGAAGGGGACCGCCGCGATCTTGAACCCGAACCCGACCGTCACCATCACCGCCGCCAGGAACACCGGAAGCGTCGCCTTCCCGAGGGCCAGCGCCCGGCCGATCTCCCCGATCTGGGTGGTGCCCGTCAGGCCGAACAGCAGCGAGAAGCCGTAGATCATCACGCCCGACGCGGTCGCCCCGTACACGACGTACTTCATCGAAGCCTCGATCGACGATTCCTTCCCCTTGAGATAGCCGGCAAGCAGGTACGACGGGATCGAGACCAGCTCGAGGGACAGGTACAGCATCACGATATCGGTCGACGCCGCAAGGAGGAACATCCCGAGCAGCACCGACAGGAGGAAGATGTAGTACTCGGCCTGGCTCCTGCCGGCGAGCTCCGCGCAGTCCATCGACATGAAGATGACGACGATCGTGGCCAGTGCGGTCAGCGCCTTGAAGAAGACGGCAAAACCGTCGAGCGCCACCATCCCCTCGAAGAGCGGCTTGCCCGGCCCCGCGGGCTGGATTGCGGTCAGGAGGAGCGCTGCCCCGACGCCCGCCAGGGAGAGGATCGCCGGAGCGGACGACTGCCGGTTCTTCCCCGCTACGTGCACGACGACGAGCAAAAGGATCGTCGCCGTGACGGCGAACTCGGGCAGGAAGAAGTTTACGCTGGCGAGGTTCCCCAGGGGCATCCTAGATCACCGTCTTCACGATGTCGACGAGCTTGATGAGCGAGGTGTTCATGAGGTTGAGCACCGGCATCGGATAGACCCCGAGGATCAGCGTCATCAGCGCCAGCGGGGTGAGGCAGAAGATCTCGCGTGCGTTGATCTCCTCGAGCTGGGCGTACTTGGGGTTGAGCGGCCCCAGGAAGACCCGCTGGAGCGCCCAGAGGTGGAACGCAGCGACGATGATGATCCCGGAGGCGCCGATGATGACAAAATTCTTGAGGACGCCGAACGACCCGATGAAGACCATCGCCTCGGCGACGAACCCGGAAAAACCCGGCAGGCCGAGCGATGCGAAGAACGCCACGCTCACGAAGAAGGTGTAAACCGGCACGACGGCGCCCAGTCCCCCGAACCCGTCGATGTCGCGGTGGTGCGCCCGGTCGTAGACGACGCCGACGAGGAAGAAGAGCATGGACGTGATCATGCCGTGGGAGAACATCTGGAACGAGGCGCCGATCATCCCGGCCGGAGTGAGCGCCGCCATCCCGAGGAGGCAGAACCCCATGTGGCTCACCGAGGAATAGGCGACCAGTTTCTTGAGATCCGATTGCGCCATGGCGCACAGGGCGCCGTAGACGATGTTGATCACCCCGAGGACGGCCATCGGAATGACGAACCACTTTGTCACGTCCGGGAAGATCGGGAAGGAGATCCGCATCAGGCCGTACGTCCCCATCTTCAGGAGGATCCCCGCCAGGATGACCGAGATCGCCGTCGGCGCCTCGACGTGGGCGTCGGGGAGCCACGTGTGGAACGGGAACAGAGGGACCTTGATGGCGAACCCGATGAACAGGCCTATGAACAGCAGGATCCGGACGTCGAATCCTTTCAGCCACCCGTTGTGGGTCGACTGCTGCATGTAATGGAGCATGTTGAAGGTGTGCCCGCCCGTCTCGGGGTTCGTCGTGTTGAAGTAGAGCGCCAGGATGACAAGGAGCATCAGGACCGAACCGAGCAGCGTGTAGAGGAAGAACTTGATGGCCGCGTACTCGCGCCGCGGGCCTCCCCAGATCCCGATGAGGAAGTACATCGGCAGGAGCATCACTTCCCAGAAGACGTAGAACAGGAAGAAGTCCAGCGACGCGAAGACGCCCATCATGCCGGTCTCGAGCAGGAGGAAGAGCGCCATGTACCCCTTGATCTGCTTCTCGATCCCCCAGGAGCCAATCACCGCCAGGAAGGAGACGATCGCCGTGAGGATGAGCATCGGCACCGAGATCCCGTCGGCCCCCATGAAGTACTCCACGTTGATCGAGGGGATCCAGCTGAAGCGCTCGACGAACTGGAACTGGTTCGCCACGTTCACGCCGGCCACCGTTGGGTCGAACGCGACCCAGAGCTTGATCGCCAGCGGGACCGGGAGAAACGACGCCACGGCGGCGATCGTCTTGACCAGATTGTCGTTGCCCTTCGGCAGGCAGAGGATGATCGCCCCGCCGGCCAAGGGGAGGAACGTCATCAGGCTCAGGATGTGACTGTCGATGAAACCCACGGAAGACCTCCTCCGGTCAGAAAGCTTTAACCAGGTAAATGATCAAAATCCCGCCCGCCAGGACGAACACGTAGTGATAGAGCTTCCCGGTCTGGAACCGGCGGAAGAAGGAGCCGCTCTCTATCGTCACGGTCGCCACGCCGTTCACGGCGCCGTCGACCACGCTGTTGTCGAACTTGCCGACCAGGAAAGAAGTCCATACGCCCAGCTGCGCGCAGAGGTTGACGAGCCCGTCCACGACGTGCAGGTCGAACCACCCCAGTCCCCGGGACAGGGCTTTCATCCCGTTGACGGCCGTCGCCTCGTACAGCTCGTCGAAGTACCACTTGTTCCTGAGGAACGTGTGCATGGGCGAAAACGCCGCAGCCACCCGGTCGGGGTTCACCCAGCCGAAGAAGTAGACGACGAAGGCCAGCGAGATCCCGAGCGTCCCGACGGCGACCGACGAGAACATCGCCCACGTGTGGGCCGTGTGCGCCAGGTGCGCGTCGTGGTCGGATTCCCCGCCGTGCGCGGCGGCATGCCCGCCGGTCCTCTCGGTGCGGGAGCCGGAAACGTCGTGCGTCGCGGTCGAGGCCTCATGGACGGGCGTCTGCGCATGCGGAAGGGCCGCCGCCAGGGAGGAGGAGTCCGCCGTTGCGGGCTCTCCATGCACCGCCGCGGACACGACCGGCACCGCCGACGCGGGCTTCTTCACCAGGTCGCCGAACCAGCCGCTGTACCAGAAGGAGAACGACAGGCCCGCCAGGATCACCAGCGGGACCCACATGTTGGGGGGCGACTCGTGCGCGTGGTCGAACTTGTGGTGGTCCTTGGGCTTCCCGAGGAAGGTGAGGATCACCAGCCGGAACATGTAGAAGGCGGTCAGCCCCGCCGTGAACAGCGCGCCGGCGAACAGGAGGATGTGCTTCGGGTTCCTCAGGCCGAACTCGAGCGCCGCGCCCAGGATCATGTCCTTGCTGTAGAAGCCGGAGAAGAACGGCACGCCGGCGATCGACAGGGTCGCCACCAGGAACGTGACGAACGTGATCGGCATCTTCCTGCGCAGTGCGCCCATTTCGGTGATCTCCTGGCTGTGCACCGCGTGGATCACCGATCCCGACCCGAGGAACAGGCACGCCTTGAACGCCGCGTGCGTCGTCAGGTGCGCCAACCCCGCCGTGTAGCCGCCGACGCCCAGGCCCATGATCATGAAGCCGAGCTGCGAGCAGGTCGAATAGGCGAGGACCTTCTTGATATCGGTCGCCGCAAGCGCGATCGTGGCCGTGATGAACAGCGTGACGAGCCCGATGTAGGCGATGACGAGGAACGCGTCGGGGGTGAAGATGGGGTACACCCGCCCGACGAGGTAGACGCCGGCGGCGACCATCGTCGCGGCGTGGATCAGGGCGGAAACCGGGGTGGGGCCCTCCATCGCGTCGGGGAGCCAGACGTGCAGCGGGAA from Deltaproteobacteria bacterium RBG_16_64_85 includes:
- a CDS encoding NADH oxidoreductase (quinone) subunit F translates to METVLTTHFADEQYRRVDRYLELGGYEALRKALSTPKEQIVEEVKKANLRGRGGAGFPAGVKWGFLPKDLSRPRVLVVNADEGEPGTFKDRQIMAKAPHLLLEGIAIASYAMTIHVSYIYIRGEFVREAKILEDAIAEAYAKGFLGKNLLGSGFDLDVTVHRGAGAYICGEETSLLNSLEGKRGWPRIKPPFPASVGAFGLPTIVNNVETIADVPWIVANGGEKFASLGVEKNGGTRLIGVSGPVNRPGVYELSAGVLLREVIYTHAGGLKDGKALKAVIPGGSSTPVLRPDEIDVTFDIESMGKIGTMPGSGGVIVIAEGTCMVRALSVLMKFYAHESCGQCTPCREGTGWLAKVVGRIENGQGREGDLELVLDVCDNMMGRTICPLADAAVMPAQSFIWKFREEFDRHIRDQKCPFGNRF
- a CDS encoding NADH dehydrogenase (quinone) subunit D; the protein is MAEIVGAQRGRGKLDLQAEPVILNIGPSHPATHATLRLVAELDGETILSLTPEFGYLHRCFEKESEDHTWTQVVTYTDRLNYVSPLMNNVGYAMAVEKLCGIEVTERCKYIRVLVCELSRIIDHMVCIGTNMVDLGALTNFWYFWKPREEVYMHLIEPLTGTRLTTGYTRIGGMQWDLPEGWAAKCRDICRNVILPAIADVNALLTKNRIFIERTMGVGPITAKDAIAMGFTGPCLRAAGVPLDLRKDETYLVYDRFDFDVPIGLKGDTCDRYMVRMEEMRQSVRIIEQALDQLPGGSVNIDDTRYLLPDKELVYTNIESLMQHFKNIMEGIRVPAGEVYSATEAANGELGYYIVSKGGGGPYKIKVRPPCFNMFQGMPLLCEGQMIADLIAVLGSVNIIAGELDR
- a CDS encoding NADH dehydrogenase, with translation MAEETKSPVLRKLTERFGDAIVSTHSDFGDDTALVRREKIVEICTFLRDDSDLLFDFAMDLTGVDYLGEIPRFEVVYHLYSLEKKHRVRIKARLPEEDPTIDSVVSVWPGINWYEREAYDMYGIVFRNHPNLKRILMYEAFVGHPLRKDYPKARRQPTVGPEE
- a CDS encoding NADH-quinone oxidoreductase subunit A — encoded protein: MLVIGVGMSVAFVFLSQALGPKRYDRVKYSVYECGVDPFTTASVRISVKFYLIAILFILFDLESAFIYPWAILFRQLGWFGFIEMGIFILILLAGLIYAWKKGALEWQ
- a CDS encoding oxidoreductase, translated to MLSLMTFLPLAGGAIILCLPKGNDNLVKTIAAVASFLPVPLAIKLWVAFDPTVAGVNVANQFQFVERFSWIPSINVEYFMGADGISVPMLILTAIVSFLAVIGSWGIEKQIKGYMALFLLLETGMMGVFASLDFFLFYVFWEVMLLPMYFLIGIWGGPRREYAAIKFFLYTLLGSVLMLLVILALYFNTTNPETGGHTFNMLHYMQQSTHNGWLKGFDVRILLFIGLFIGFAIKVPLFPFHTWLPDAHVEAPTAISVILAGILLKMGTYGLMRISFPIFPDVTKWFVIPMAVLGVINIVYGALCAMAQSDLKKLVAYSSVSHMGFCLLGMAALTPAGMIGASFQMFSHGMITSMLFFLVGVVYDRAHHRDIDGFGGLGAVVPVYTFFVSVAFFASLGLPGFSGFVAEAMVFIGSFGVLKNFVIIGASGIIIVAAFHLWALQRVFLGPLNPKYAQLEEINAREIFCLTPLALMTLILGVYPMPVLNLMNTSLIKLVDIVKTVI
- a CDS encoding NADH-quinone oxidoreductase subunit L; the protein is MLIRYAHFIPLLPLFAFFINIAVGRRLPRKGDWVSLGAIAIGLAISIGIFYEVFRVYDPNFKYHVTFPWLDLGGRFVIRAGILIDNVTAVMLLVVTGVSALVHLFSVGYMHGDPRYSRYFAYLSIFSFSMLGLVLSDSFFFIYIFWELVGVSSYLLIGFWFEKKSASDAGKKAFIVNRVGDFGFLLGFLLLFATTGALGYDEVFQAIREGKIEGTLLTLAGIGIFCGAIGKSAQFPLHVWLPDAMEGPTPVSALIHAATMVAAGVYLVGRVYPIFTPDAFLVIAYIGLVTLFITATIALAATDIKKVLAYSTCSQLGFMIMGLGVGGYTAGLAHLTTHAAFKACLFLGSGSVIHAVHSQEITEMGALRRKMPITFVTFLVATLSIAGVPFFSGFYSKDMILGAALEFGLRNPKHILLFAGALFTAGLTAFYMFRLVILTFLGKPKDHHKFDHAHESPPNMWVPLVILAGLSFSFWYSGWFGDLVKKPASAVPVVSAAVHGEPATADSSSLAAALPHAQTPVHEASTATHDVSGSRTERTGGHAAAHGGESDHDAHLAHTAHTWAMFSSVAVGTLGISLAFVVYFFGWVNPDRVAAAFSPMHTFLRNKWYFDELYEATAVNGMKALSRGLGWFDLHVVDGLVNLCAQLGVWTSFLVGKFDNSVVDGAVNGVATVTIESGSFFRRFQTGKLYHYVFVLAGGILIIYLVKAF